The Flavobacteriales bacterium genome includes a region encoding these proteins:
- a CDS encoding BamA/TamA family outer membrane protein has translation MNRIGAKVCLVSIFVVFLSSCLSKKLVPENQYLLNKNQVIGLNGEVSKSDLLYQAKIKPNRKVLFFKAHLAAYRVARKVGLKKIGEKPVLVDTSAVAASAENMQRYLIKKGYFDNQVGYELKQTKWRKFFKIKKLNVVYKVETGNPYIVKDIKYNVDNEDLKNLIELNLRETNLQTNKPIDFDKIGEERTRLNTIFKNNGFYYMNPGYIDFELDTIGLNHAINLTVNINKPDSGEHVRQMINSVLVIFETGVNLPDTIKNQKYQVWFVMNGMDITQAVIANNILLKRGEYFSQNNLETSYERLVNLNLFRSVNIEINGQAGVNDQINVVVRLKPTSKFEFEWQPQIISSEQRFNNSQSSRNWGLANQFSLRNKNVFHNGEEFNINHRTALEMQQTRDSNSLFSTFVQEINAELKVPQLLLFRNRGNSLKISSVATNFSASYLFETNPFYKRNLFPLSYTYVFTDKKFSANISPLVVSLNKAEYKDKLLEQASQSYIETLNKIFTNNLITASRVSGYYTNRKKYNPNYFVLNSNLLELAGLFLPQLTDYGQKLGVHHSTFIRSDADYRYHHEFNKTDEIVFRFFGGIGVPIGSKSSLPYERRFISGGSNYLRGWRIRTVGPGSFSAANNLQLARTGEMSLLGNVEYRFNMFEGSVDLNGAIFVDAGNVWNLKADTLFPNGDFSFDRFGKELALNTGFGFRFDFEFLVVRADLGIPVWDPNYNLDERLVIRNAFKDNWIFTRPVWSVAVGYPF, from the coding sequence GTGAATAGAATAGGGGCAAAGGTATGTCTTGTTTCGATATTCGTGGTTTTTTTATCAAGCTGCCTATCAAAGAAATTGGTGCCCGAAAATCAATATTTGCTCAACAAGAATCAGGTTATAGGTTTGAATGGCGAGGTAAGTAAAAGTGATTTATTATATCAGGCTAAAATTAAACCAAACCGAAAAGTATTGTTTTTTAAAGCACATTTGGCGGCTTACCGCGTTGCCAGAAAGGTGGGGCTAAAAAAAATAGGCGAAAAACCTGTTCTGGTTGATACATCTGCTGTGGCCGCCTCTGCCGAAAACATGCAGCGATATTTGATAAAAAAAGGATATTTTGACAATCAGGTTGGGTATGAATTAAAACAAACAAAATGGCGTAAATTTTTTAAAATCAAAAAGTTAAATGTTGTTTACAAGGTAGAAACAGGAAATCCGTACATTGTAAAGGATATTAAATACAATGTAGATAATGAGGATTTAAAAAATCTAATTGAATTAAACCTCAGAGAAACCAATTTGCAAACAAATAAACCGATAGATTTTGACAAAATAGGAGAGGAGAGAACCCGACTGAATACGATATTTAAAAACAATGGATTCTACTATATGAATCCAGGATATATTGATTTTGAACTTGATACCATTGGGCTAAATCATGCCATAAATCTGACGGTAAACATAAATAAACCCGACAGCGGTGAGCATGTAAGACAAATGATTAATTCGGTTTTGGTCATTTTCGAAACTGGGGTTAATCTGCCTGATACCATTAAAAATCAGAAGTACCAGGTTTGGTTTGTCATGAATGGAATGGATATTACGCAAGCCGTTATAGCGAATAATATTTTATTAAAAAGGGGGGAATATTTTAGCCAAAATAATTTAGAAACATCATACGAGCGATTGGTAAACCTCAATCTTTTTAGAAGTGTAAACATAGAAATAAACGGACAGGCAGGGGTAAACGACCAAATAAATGTGGTTGTGCGGCTAAAGCCAACATCAAAATTTGAGTTTGAATGGCAGCCACAAATCATTTCTTCCGAGCAGCGGTTCAACAACAGTCAATCAAGCAGAAACTGGGGGTTGGCCAATCAGTTTTCTCTAAGAAACAAAAATGTTTTTCATAATGGAGAAGAGTTTAATATCAATCATCGCACAGCATTAGAAATGCAGCAAACGCGTGATAGTAATTCTTTGTTTAGCACCTTTGTTCAAGAAATAAATGCAGAATTGAAGGTGCCGCAGTTGCTGTTGTTTAGAAATAGAGGTAACTCCCTCAAAATAAGCTCGGTGGCCACCAATTTTTCGGCGAGTTATTTGTTTGAAACCAATCCGTTTTACAAGAGAAATTTATTTCCGCTTTCATACACCTATGTTTTTACCGACAAAAAATTTTCAGCAAATATTTCTCCGTTGGTTGTCAGTTTAAACAAAGCAGAATATAAAGATAAACTTTTGGAGCAGGCAAGCCAAAGCTATATCGAAACATTAAATAAAATTTTTACAAACAATTTGATAACAGCTTCCAGAGTAAGTGGTTATTACACCAACCGGAAAAAGTACAACCCCAATTATTTTGTTTTGAATAGTAACCTATTGGAATTGGCTGGATTATTTTTGCCTCAATTAACAGATTATGGCCAAAAATTGGGAGTTCATCACTCCACCTTTATTCGTTCTGATGCCGACTATAGATATCACCATGAATTCAACAAGACAGACGAAATAGTTTTTAGATTTTTTGGCGGAATCGGCGTTCCAATTGGCTCAAAGTCGTCGTTGCCTTATGAGCGAAGATTTATTAGCGGTGGCTCAAACTATTTACGAGGTTGGCGTATCCGAACTGTTGGTCCAGGTTCATTTTCTGCAGCAAATAATTTGCAACTTGCCAGAACCGGAGAGATGAGTTTGTTGGGAAATGTGGAGTACCGATTTAATATGTTTGAGGGATCGGTTGATTTGAACGGAGCCATATTTGTGGATGCCGGAAATGTATGGAATTTAAAGGCCGATACGCTGTTTCCGAATGGAGATTTTAGCTTTGACAGGTTTGGCAAGGAGCTGGCTTTAAACACAGGTTTTGGTTTTCGATTTGATTTTGAATTCCTCGTTGTTCGTGCTGATTTGGGCATACCTGTTTGGGATCCAAACTACAATTTAGATGAACGTTTGGTTATCAGAAATGCGTTTAAAGACAACTGGATTTTTACGCGTCCTGTTTGGAGTGTAGCGGTGGGTTATCCTTTTTGA
- a CDS encoding DUF2306 domain-containing protein, protein MKKIWINTSKSLLYALLAFFIFLMGKIVGQYIFLDTDVGFLRIKQQYLPNHFWKISFFIHSFTAIFSLLAGFTQFSKSFLKNHTQLHRVFGKLYVIIVLCLAAPSGLVLSLYANGHWPSIIGFSVLSVLWFYFTFTAYRQIRLHKFDKHEHFMIRSYALSLSAITLRLWKPLIATLFEPNPLFLYQLITWLGFVPNLVFAEILIKIKKNKKELKKDNPPLHSKQDA, encoded by the coding sequence ATGAAAAAAATTTGGATTAATACTTCTAAATCGTTGCTTTATGCTTTGCTGGCCTTTTTCATTTTTTTGATGGGTAAAATTGTGGGTCAATACATCTTTTTGGATACCGATGTCGGATTTTTGAGAATAAAACAGCAATACTTGCCCAACCACTTTTGGAAAATTTCCTTTTTTATCCACTCTTTTACGGCCATATTTTCATTGCTTGCCGGATTTACCCAATTTTCAAAAAGTTTCTTAAAAAATCATACCCAACTGCATCGTGTTTTTGGAAAACTGTATGTGATAATTGTGCTTTGTTTAGCCGCACCATCGGGTCTTGTTTTAAGCCTTTATGCCAATGGGCATTGGCCAAGCATTATCGGTTTTTCGGTGCTTTCGGTGCTTTGGTTTTATTTTACATTCACGGCTTATCGGCAGATAAGGCTACACAAATTTGATAAACACGAGCATTTTATGATTCGCAGTTACGCCCTATCCCTTTCGGCCATAACCCTCCGACTTTGGAAACCTTTGATAGCAACGCTTTTCGAACCAAATCCGTTATTTCTTTATCAACTAATTACGTGGTTGGGTTTTGTGCCAAACCTTGTGTTTGCCGAAATTCTCATAAAAATTAAGAAAAATAAAAAAGAACTCAAAAAGGATAACCCACCGCTACACTCCAAACAGGACGCGTAA
- a CDS encoding YARHG domain-containing protein has translation MKNYIYPIVIIGLFACSKSTTQSGRHDAKMSDIRLKPISEVSLSSIKPKENIDLKNIIGLYTGQFETDSIALNLRMRYREYDSIQSIQNEEYEYETVFDNFSKTLTSTEKKYIYKDPLFGTYWFKNGNAISVFIKKMVGDSVFGTSVCAGNERDLKGKIVNQNDTFKIELTEPGDDPYDGKFFLTLNAKSGKMKGQFIPMAKGRPIKKVTMQSSEFKYDPKAVEWSMDRDFFGKNISLERLVETDVENFSKHTLRVLRNLIYARHGYSFKMLDIRTFFESYSWYTPVSINIQNVLTEIEKDNIALIKRYEAYAEDYYDEFGR, from the coding sequence ATGAAAAATTACATCTATCCTATTGTTATTATTGGCCTTTTTGCCTGCTCAAAATCAACCACCCAAAGCGGTCGCCACGATGCAAAAATGTCTGACATAAGGTTGAAGCCAATATCTGAAGTTTCTCTTTCATCCATAAAACCGAAAGAGAATATCGACTTAAAAAATATAATTGGCCTCTACACCGGTCAATTTGAAACGGATTCAATAGCCTTAAATCTTAGAATGAGATATAGAGAATATGATTCTATACAAAGCATTCAAAATGAGGAGTATGAATACGAAACGGTTTTTGATAATTTCTCTAAAACGTTAACCAGCACAGAAAAGAAATACATCTACAAAGACCCACTTTTTGGTACTTATTGGTTTAAAAATGGCAATGCAATATCGGTTTTTATCAAAAAAATGGTGGGTGATTCGGTATTCGGAACAAGCGTGTGTGCCGGAAATGAGCGGGATTTGAAAGGGAAAATTGTTAACCAGAACGATACATTCAAAATTGAACTTACCGAACCCGGCGATGACCCGTATGACGGGAAATTTTTCTTAACCCTTAACGCAAAATCCGGAAAAATGAAGGGACAATTTATCCCAATGGCAAAGGGTCGGCCAATAAAAAAGGTGACCATGCAGAGTTCTGAATTTAAGTATGACCCAAAGGCTGTAGAATGGTCGATGGACAGAGATTTTTTTGGGAAAAATATTTCACTGGAAAGGTTGGTAGAAACAGATGTCGAAAATTTTTCAAAACATACGTTGCGGGTGTTGCGAAATCTAATTTATGCAAGGCATGGGTATAGTTTTAAAATGCTTGATATCCGAACTTTTTTCGAAAGTTATAGTTGGTACACTCCTGTTTCTATAAATATTCAAAATGTACTGACGGAAATAGAAAAAGACAACATAGCTCTCATTAAACGCTACGAAGCCTATGCGGAAGATTATTATGACGAATTTGGGAGATAA
- a CDS encoding M48 family metalloprotease, which translates to MNSLKKSFSIILAVFTIATFNGCKDEDGNKKTLNFFTLQDDKDFGAQVAAEIESDPTNYPILDSAKYPMAYQHLHRITDTILNSGKVQHKDDFVWQVKIIQDDSILNAFCTPGGYIYVYTGIIKFLNSEDELAGVMGHEIAHADERHSTEALTKQYGIDVLFSVLFGQDQGTLTQIAKGMIGLKYSRNNESEADMRSVDYLYPTQYDARGAARFFEAIIAMGGGGGPQFLSTHPNPENRVQAIMDYWEAKGGKVGERFESRYNDFKNSLPQ; encoded by the coding sequence ATGAATAGTTTGAAAAAATCATTTAGCATTATCTTGGCAGTTTTTACCATTGCTACTTTTAATGGTTGCAAGGATGAAGATGGTAATAAAAAGACCTTAAACTTTTTTACCCTTCAAGATGACAAAGATTTTGGAGCACAAGTGGCTGCCGAAATTGAAAGCGACCCAACCAATTATCCTATATTAGATAGTGCCAAATATCCAATGGCTTATCAACATTTGCATAGAATTACGGATACCATTTTGAATAGCGGAAAAGTGCAACACAAGGATGATTTTGTATGGCAGGTTAAGATTATTCAAGACGATTCGATACTTAACGCCTTCTGCACACCGGGTGGATATATCTATGTTTATACCGGAATTATCAAATTTTTGAATTCGGAAGACGAGTTGGCCGGAGTAATGGGACACGAAATTGCCCACGCCGATGAAAGACACTCTACTGAGGCCTTGACTAAGCAATATGGCATTGACGTGTTGTTTTCTGTTTTGTTTGGCCAAGACCAAGGTACATTAACTCAAATTGCCAAAGGCATGATTGGCTTAAAATATAGCCGAAACAATGAATCAGAAGCTGATATGCGTTCGGTAGATTACCTATATCCGACCCAATACGATGCCAGAGGTGCTGCCCGATTTTTTGAGGCAATTATTGCCATGGGCGGCGGTGGCGGTCCTCAGTTTTTGAGTACACACCCAAACCCTGAAAACCGCGTACAAGCCATTATGGATTATTGGGAAGCTAAGGGTGGCAAAGTTGGAGAGCGATTTGAAAGCAGATACAACGATTTTAAGAATAGCCTTCCACAATAA
- the lysA gene encoding diaminopimelate decarboxylase encodes MDLENGNYQIQGLNLTDIAQQFGTPVYVYDAQCIENQYNKLINAFSKVDLKLKYACKALTNISILKLLKKQGCGLDTVSIQEVMLGLRAGFEPSEILYTPNCVSFDEIQMAVEKGVQINIDNISILEQFGHQYGGNVPVCIRLNPHIMAGGHSHISVGHIDSKFGISIHQVPHVLRVVKNYGIKVNGLHMHTGSDILDAGVFLIGAELLFNVAKDFEDLEFMDFGSGFKVAYRVGDVTTDIEDLGQKISDKFNQFCKDYGRKLQLWFEPGKFLVSEAGYFLVKSNVIKQTTSTVFVGVDSGQNHLLRPKLYDAYHEITNISNTSGTKRIYSVVGYICETDTLGYDRQLNEVREGDILAMHNAGAYGISMSNNYNSRYRPAEVLINNGKAHLIRERETFEDLVRNQVEIEV; translated from the coding sequence ATGGATTTAGAAAACGGAAATTATCAAATTCAAGGATTGAATCTGACCGATATTGCCCAGCAATTCGGCACTCCGGTTTATGTATATGATGCACAGTGCATTGAAAATCAGTACAACAAGTTGATAAACGCATTTTCGAAGGTTGATTTAAAATTAAAATATGCGTGCAAAGCCTTAACCAATATTAGTATTCTAAAACTTCTAAAAAAACAAGGATGTGGTTTAGACACCGTTTCTATTCAAGAGGTAATGCTTGGTTTAAGAGCAGGTTTTGAACCATCCGAAATTCTATATACACCCAACTGTGTGTCTTTTGATGAAATACAAATGGCAGTAGAAAAAGGCGTGCAAATAAACATTGACAACATTTCCATTCTCGAGCAATTCGGGCATCAATATGGAGGTAATGTGCCGGTTTGTATCAGGCTAAACCCGCACATTATGGCTGGCGGACACTCGCATATTTCTGTAGGACATATCGATTCAAAATTTGGCATATCCATCCATCAGGTGCCTCATGTGCTTCGGGTGGTAAAAAATTATGGCATAAAAGTGAATGGGCTGCACATGCACACCGGTTCGGATATTTTGGATGCTGGAGTATTTTTGATAGGGGCAGAACTTTTGTTTAACGTGGCAAAAGATTTTGAAGACCTCGAATTTATGGACTTTGGTTCTGGGTTTAAAGTAGCCTATCGGGTGGGTGATGTAACAACCGATATTGAAGATTTGGGTCAAAAAATAAGCGATAAATTCAACCAGTTTTGCAAAGATTATGGCCGCAAATTGCAGCTTTGGTTTGAGCCTGGTAAATTTTTGGTAAGCGAAGCGGGCTACTTTTTGGTAAAATCCAATGTTATAAAACAAACCACTTCTACTGTTTTTGTTGGGGTTGATAGCGGCCAAAATCATTTGTTACGGCCAAAACTGTACGATGCCTATCATGAGATAACCAATATCAGCAATACCTCAGGAACAAAACGAATTTATTCGGTAGTGGGGTATATCTGCGAAACAGACACGTTGGGGTATGACCGGCAACTCAACGAGGTAAGAGAAGGAGATATTTTGGCCATGCACAACGCCGGAGCCTACGGCATAAGCATGAGCAACAACTACAACTCGCGATACCGTCCGGCGGAGGTTTTGATAAACAACGGAAAGGCTCATTTAATCCGAGAACGCGAAACGTTTGAAGACTTGGTTAGAAATCAGGTTGAGATTGAGGTATAA
- a CDS encoding ABC transporter permease has translation MERLIEIWDSIRTNKLRTFLTGFSVAWGIFMMVLLQGLGNGLQNGTKENFKDDAINSIFVSGGQTSIMYDGMQPGRKIEMNNDDYEMIKNDIGGVEKISARVDKWRAYSISYGNKNAAYRIRGVHPDHQFVEKTIITKGRFINQFDTDNKRKCCVVGEQVVTDLMEDQDPMGKWINIGNTPFRIVGLFKDEGSEGENSMIYIPISTAQLALSRGRTIDRVVFTTGDASLEETQKMAEEVKQKMAIKYHFSPDDPRAMHIRNNYEEFKRINDTLELMKSFFWLIGVLTIFAGIIGVSNIMLITVQERTKEIGIRKAIGATPFSVILMIVQEAILITGIFGYIGLFGGVFILELIAKKVGATGAVIANPTVELKTAIIALTILILAGGLAALFPSLKAARIKPVEALSAE, from the coding sequence ATGGAACGTCTTATTGAAATATGGGATAGTATCAGAACCAACAAACTCCGCACATTTCTGACCGGTTTTAGTGTGGCTTGGGGCATTTTTATGATGGTGTTGCTTCAAGGTTTGGGCAACGGCTTGCAAAACGGAACAAAGGAAAATTTTAAAGACGATGCTATAAACAGCATTTTTGTAAGTGGTGGACAAACCAGCATTATGTATGATGGCATGCAACCCGGAAGAAAAATCGAAATGAACAATGACGACTATGAGATGATTAAAAACGACATAGGAGGAGTTGAAAAAATATCGGCAAGAGTAGATAAATGGAGGGCTTACAGCATATCGTATGGAAATAAAAATGCTGCCTACCGCATCCGAGGCGTGCACCCCGACCATCAATTTGTCGAGAAAACAATCATTACAAAAGGCAGATTTATCAATCAGTTCGACACCGACAACAAGCGAAAATGTTGTGTGGTGGGCGAACAGGTAGTAACAGACCTTATGGAAGACCAAGACCCCATGGGCAAATGGATTAATATTGGCAACACCCCGTTTCGCATTGTTGGCCTGTTTAAAGACGAGGGCAGCGAAGGCGAAAACAGCATGATTTACATACCCATATCTACCGCCCAGTTGGCACTTAGCCGTGGCCGCACCATTGATAGAGTTGTTTTTACCACGGGAGATGCATCGTTGGAAGAAACCCAGAAAATGGCCGAAGAGGTAAAACAAAAAATGGCCATTAAATACCACTTCTCTCCCGACGACCCGCGAGCCATGCACATTCGAAACAATTACGAAGAGTTTAAACGAATCAATGATACTTTAGAGCTTATGAAAAGCTTTTTTTGGCTCATTGGGGTGCTGACCATTTTTGCCGGAATCATTGGGGTAAGCAACATCATGCTCATTACGGTGCAAGAACGAACCAAAGAAATTGGCATACGCAAAGCCATTGGAGCCACGCCCTTTTCGGTTATTCTAATGATAGTGCAAGAAGCGATTTTAATAACCGGAATTTTTGGATATATCGGGCTTTTTGGTGGAGTTTTTATTCTTGAATTAATTGCCAAAAAAGTTGGGGCAACCGGTGCCGTGATTGCCAACCCAACGGTAGAACTAAAAACAGCTATCATTGCTCTGACCATTCTCATTTTGGCCGGAGGACTTGCAGCTTTGTTCCCATCACTAAAAGCTGCAAGAATAAAACCGGTGGAGGCGTTGTCGGCGGAATAG
- a CDS encoding ABC transporter ATP-binding protein: MIRLLNIEKSYPVGSGRLKVLKGVNLTVQTGELVSIMGSSGSGKSTLLNILGILDNYDNGEYYIENQIIKDLTETESARFRGDFIGFVFQSFNLIPFKNALENVALPLYYKGIKKKERNELAMQYLKKVGLQDWALHKPSELSGGQKQRVAIARALVTNPKLILADEPTGALDSVTSQEVMDLLKLINKEGKTIIIVTHENEIAHQTDRIINLKDGQIVND, translated from the coding sequence TTGATTCGATTGTTGAACATAGAAAAATCCTATCCGGTGGGGTCGGGTCGGTTGAAGGTGCTAAAGGGTGTAAACCTGACTGTGCAAACCGGCGAGTTGGTTAGCATTATGGGTTCTTCTGGTTCAGGAAAATCAACTTTATTAAACATTTTGGGCATTTTAGACAACTACGATAATGGAGAATATTACATCGAAAATCAAATCATTAAAGACCTAACGGAAACCGAATCTGCACGCTTTCGAGGAGATTTTATTGGTTTTGTATTTCAATCGTTCAATCTCATTCCATTTAAAAATGCGTTAGAAAACGTGGCTCTTCCCCTTTATTATAAAGGAATTAAGAAAAAAGAGCGAAACGAATTGGCCATGCAGTATCTAAAAAAAGTAGGCTTACAAGATTGGGCATTGCACAAACCCAGCGAATTGAGCGGCGGACAAAAACAACGCGTGGCCATTGCCAGAGCATTGGTAACAAACCCAAAACTTATTTTGGCAGACGAACCAACCGGTGCGTTAGATTCAGTGACATCACAGGAAGTAATGGATTTGCTGAAATTGATAAACAAAGAAGGCAAAACCATAATTATTGTTACACACGAAAACGAAATAGCTCATCAAACCGACCGCATTATCAATCTGAAAGATGGCCAAATAGTGAATGATTGA
- a CDS encoding carboxypeptidase regulatory-like domain-containing protein has product MNFRKLLFTLIITHLSVALFGQTGEIRGFVYDKVNRSPIYPAAVYIHGGLGGAYTDANGFYSITGIRPGKYQVSAISNGYDTMTQTIEVTSGTVVKIDFYIKQVQTVLTIATVNVDRIKDTTKTKIAEITITQKQLTYIPTVGGEPDLVQYLQVLPGVVFSGDQGGQLYIRGGSPVMNKVLLDGMTIYNPFHSIGLFSVFDADIIRTADVYSAGFSSEYGGRISAIVDVKTRDGDRAGLKGKVNLNTFTSKVLLEGPLKNKKSDKISNVSYVLSYKNSYLNKTSNLFYKYVGDGQLPYSFGDLYGKLSFNSNSGSYLKLFYFDFNDLVDFKNTTSYQWKSNGFGGKFLMVPEGTKTVIDGFFAYSDYNIEQKETDSKPRSSGVNGFNMGLNFGYFYPKSKLRYGMEINGFKTSFQIYNAANRRITQDQNTTELATFINFESKPSIRWIIEPGIRAQFYASLGNTSFEPRIRAKYLLTQRLRIKSAVGLYSQNLMSASSDRDVVNLFYGFLSGPDELPEYVGNKDVTHRLQKARHFVTGFEVDVDKISTVNIEGYVKDFTQITNINRDKIYDDNPENASKPVYLRSDYVVETGLAYGYDITYKREKNGLYLWLVYSYNNVSRYDGIRTYSPHFDRRHNANVVTSYATGKNKDIEINLRWNFGSGFPFTLTQGFYENLTFGSGLSQDYRTSNGDFTVVYDDINRGRLPYYHRLDASVKKTHVLKKDGKPSDSKMEFIVSCTNVYNRKNIFYFDRVHYQRINQLPIMPSVSASYVF; this is encoded by the coding sequence TTGAATTTTAGAAAATTACTTTTTACGCTAATCATAACACACCTGTCCGTAGCATTGTTCGGTCAAACGGGCGAAATAAGAGGTTTTGTTTACGACAAAGTCAACCGTTCTCCAATTTACCCAGCGGCGGTGTACATTCATGGGGGCTTGGGGGGAGCATACACAGATGCCAATGGCTTTTATTCTATTACGGGCATAAGACCCGGAAAATACCAAGTATCGGCTATCTCAAACGGATACGACACCATGACCCAAACAATTGAAGTGACTTCAGGAACAGTAGTAAAAATAGATTTCTATATCAAACAGGTTCAAACTGTTTTGACAATTGCTACTGTAAATGTGGACAGAATAAAAGATACCACTAAAACAAAAATTGCAGAAATTACCATCACACAAAAACAGCTTACCTATATTCCTACGGTTGGCGGCGAGCCTGATTTGGTGCAGTATCTTCAGGTATTACCAGGTGTGGTGTTTAGCGGCGATCAAGGCGGACAATTGTATATAAGAGGTGGTTCTCCGGTAATGAATAAGGTACTGCTTGATGGAATGACTATCTACAACCCGTTTCATTCCATTGGTTTATTTTCTGTTTTTGATGCAGATATTATCCGAACCGCAGATGTTTATTCTGCCGGATTTTCATCTGAATATGGAGGCAGAATATCTGCCATTGTAGATGTAAAAACAAGAGATGGGGATAGAGCAGGATTAAAAGGAAAAGTAAATCTCAACACGTTTACCTCCAAAGTTTTGTTGGAAGGCCCTTTGAAAAATAAGAAGAGCGATAAAATTTCAAACGTTTCTTATGTGTTAAGCTACAAAAACAGCTATCTGAATAAAACTTCTAACTTGTTTTATAAGTATGTTGGCGATGGGCAACTCCCTTATTCTTTTGGAGATTTATACGGAAAATTGTCGTTCAACTCAAACTCCGGAAGTTATCTAAAACTCTTTTATTTTGATTTTAATGACTTGGTAGATTTTAAAAACACCACCAGCTATCAATGGAAATCAAATGGTTTTGGAGGCAAATTTTTAATGGTTCCTGAGGGTACAAAAACGGTAATTGACGGCTTTTTTGCCTATTCAGATTATAACATCGAGCAAAAAGAAACCGACTCTAAACCGAGAAGCTCGGGCGTAAACGGTTTTAACATGGGTTTAAATTTTGGCTATTTTTATCCTAAATCCAAACTCAGATACGGTATGGAAATCAATGGCTTCAAAACCTCGTTTCAGATATATAACGCCGCCAACCGCAGAATTACGCAAGATCAAAATACTACAGAACTTGCCACTTTTATCAATTTTGAATCCAAACCCTCCATCCGTTGGATTATTGAACCTGGAATAAGAGCCCAATTCTATGCATCATTGGGCAACACCAGCTTTGAGCCTCGTATAAGAGCAAAATATCTTTTAACACAACGATTGAGGATAAAATCTGCTGTGGGTCTTTATTCTCAAAACCTGATGAGTGCCAGCAGCGACCGTGATGTGGTAAATCTTTTTTACGGATTTTTGAGTGGCCCAGACGAACTTCCGGAATATGTGGGTAATAAAGATGTGACACACAGACTGCAAAAAGCCCGACATTTTGTGACTGGGTTTGAAGTGGATGTTGACAAAATTTCAACAGTAAATATTGAAGGATATGTAAAGGATTTTACACAAATAACCAACATCAACCGTGATAAAATATATGACGACAACCCCGAAAATGCCTCAAAACCTGTTTACCTTCGGTCGGATTATGTGGTGGAAACGGGGCTGGCTTATGGCTACGACATTACCTACAAAAGAGAAAAAAATGGTTTGTATTTGTGGTTGGTTTATTCATACAACAATGTTTCGAGATATGACGGCATAAGAACCTACAGCCCGCATTTCGATAGAAGACACAACGCAAACGTGGTAACCTCTTACGCCACCGGAAAAAACAAAGACATCGAAATAAATCTACGATGGAATTTTGGCAGCGGATTTCCGTTTACACTCACGCAGGGTTTCTACGAAAACCTTACATTTGGAAGCGGATTATCTCAAGATTATAGAACATCTAATGGCGATTTTACTGTGGTTTACGATGATATTAATCGTGGACGATTGCCCTACTACCATAGATTGGATGCAAGCGTAAAAAAGACCCATGTATTGAAAAAAGATGGAAAACCCTCTGATAGCAAAATGGAATTTATTGTAAGTTGCACCAATGTTTACAACCGAAAAAACATCTTTTATTTCGACCGTGTGCATTATCAACGTATCAATCAATTGCCCATTATGCCAAGTGTTTCGGCAAGTTATGTATTTTAG